The Etheostoma spectabile isolate EspeVRDwgs_2016 chromosome 9, UIUC_Espe_1.0, whole genome shotgun sequence DNA segment catatgGAACCAAATAATTTCACATGGAAAGAATTAGCTGTGGACAAGTGTTCATTCAACAAGGCACAGTCAAggtatggtgttttttaaataggCTTTTCTATTCCTTTTTTCCTGTTGCATCAGCTGTAGCCCATAGCAACAAAACCTATTAATCTATATGGTAATGAGCCATATTAAGAGAATATTAAGTGGTCATCCATTCAAAGCATTACTTACCAGAAAAACACTGCGAGCACGTGCTGAACATCCCAGTCTGTCGTGCCTGAGGTGTTGGTTCAGATCCACTATCCCCCCGTCCTGTTAGTCTGGAATCTGTTCCCCTGTCAGGTTCTGAGGAGCCCTGACGCCTGGTGCTGCCGTGTCGGTTTTCACCCTCAGGAGTGGACCGGAGATTGCCGTGTCCTTGTCTCGTCTGCTGTCACACTGGTGGGAATGCTGCTGGATTAGAGCAGCGGCAGCTCTGACTCTCTGCCGACAGGGGGAGAGGGGGCGCTGAAACCTCTTGCAgtggatgaaaagaaaagaatgcaTTGTGTAGAAACAACTCAACATCCAAGTGGTTGATTATAGTTATTTTCAAATGGCTGTAAATGTGGCTTCTTTGATATTGTTTTCTGTTCCCAGTTTTGTCCTGCTAGTTCACCTGCAGACACCATGGTGATATTGATCATTCATTTCCCCTTGAACAgcactttggtccgtatggtatttttaaaaatctagTGGCAGGGTCTGGTGAGGGGGCTGACATGTTGTTCAGTGGCTCGATCCATCTGTCCGACCATTTGTTCTGCAGCAAAGTCTCTTAACAGCTGCTGGCAGATTGTCATAGCGTTTGTGGCtgttcatggtccccagaggttGATTCCTAATGATGCCAATGATCTCCTGACACTTGTGTCAAAATCCTTTATCCTTTGCATTTTTAACCGTCCATGAGCTTTCCTCTACTGCCGCCCTCAGGTTCAAATCTTCATTTTGCCTACAAGACGTCTCCTAATCTACCAGGCAGGTTGCAAGGATTTATTATCGTCATTACACAATCCAGGATTGCAAAATGAAATGTAGGTGTAGTGTGACGATCTCATGGGACACTTTATTTAGTCATGGGACAGTTTATTTAGTCATGGGACACTTTATTTAGTCATGTCTGGTGTTCGGTCCACCACATTGGTCGGattctaatgactttggtgatatCCTGCTTTTTCCTCTAAGATTAAAGATTAAGACATACTTTATTGATGGGATATTACAttttatgtgctttttttttaggtgCTGACTTTTCTTCTATTACCACCATGAGGTTCCCATTTGTGGTTTTAAGGGGCAACTTCAACTATCTTGATGGATTGGTACATATTTCCACATCCCCCATCAACTTAGTTGATCGGACTTTTAATGTAATGCCATTGTCGGGCCAAAATGTCAATTTGTCcgatattttattttatgaacaaacacctgctaaacatcagcatgtagTGAATAAATTCATGAATACTGACGTTGGCATTTAGTTGAAGTCCCCACTGTGCTTGGGACAGCCTCGCAGAGCTGTTAGCACGGCAGTAATTATTGATTCACTCATGCGCTTTATGTATTGTGGGCTTTTAGGAACATTGCCGCCTCTGGGGGATGCTAACAGCCATTAGATGttaagttaatttaaaaaaacaacaacatattttgtataatttccAAACATAAACTGTTGACGTGCCCTTGGATGTTGGTGTGTTGAAAGTATTTTCTGTGACAGAGTGCTTCAGTTACCTTCTCTACCcagtagaaaaaaagaagaaaaaaaagaaactatttTCTGCTTACCATTTATCTTTTAAAGAGTCGTCCTCTCTCCCTGACGCATCATGGATGATAATAAGCATACAATGTTTATTCGAGTGATGAAATAAGTGTTGGTAGTTGGGACTTATCTTCTTCTCATCATCACTCATCTTTCCTTTGCATGCAGACCTTGAATCTGGCGTACAGCAGCATTTTCAACACCTACAGGAACTTTGTGGGTCCCCCGCACATTAAGGTCATGTGTAGACTGCTGGGTTACCAGGGCATCGCCGTGGTGATGGAGGAACTGCTGAAGGTGGTCAAAAGCCTGGTGAGTAGGACAGTAAGAAGCAATGGTGTGTGGGAGGTGCAGTTTCATTGGTGGGACTTGCTGCTGTTAGAGAACAAGGAGGGGTTATAGGAGGTCGCTTTCTTTGTTCTCTGTATACCAAATAAGCAGTTAAAAAGGGGATCTTTGTTAGACTagtttttctgtgtgtctgttcttCATGGTTTCCTATTAATGAGTATTTGAACTGTATAAGCTGCTTAATGCTCTTATTCTCTTAAAGCTTCAGGGCACCATAATGCAGTATGTGAAGACCCTGATGGAGGTGATGCCCAAGATCTGCAGACTCCCCCGCCACGAGTACGGTTCCCCAGGTAACTGACCGTGTAGTCTATATCCCAACGTTTCACacccgggattgttcaggtgcacCGGAAGTTCTACCGGATGTCcatccccgtcctctgtctctgtgttggtgatctaacctctggtggatttctgagaactatggttacctggtcctcagatctctgcagggtaaatccagacagctagctagactatctgtccaatctgaggactatggttacctggtcctaaactatgcaacaccatcactaacagggacgttgtagagcgtcctctggtggacagactatgcaacgccatcactcatAAAATGGTTGAAGGGCGTTTtgtcctgtttaaaaaaaataaaaaaaattgtatatatTCATTCATCGGTTATTCTAAACACAGATACAAATAAtttggaaaatgcctaatatcggccaataatatcAGCGGGCTGTAGCAAATAGCATGCCGTCAAATCTCCATGAAGTCATAGAAAAAAGAATCATTGTTTGTACtcaaatatttttctctttttttttgttttgtttttattctaaaaaagagaagagaaccGAGTTGGGAGCGAATCACACTGAGTACCCTCATTTTGCAGAGACCCGTATATTATACCAGAAAATGAGCCATGTTGTTACAAAAGCAGTGCAAATGGCCAGCAGCGTGTGTTTCCCCCTGAAGAGGCCCTACGCTGACGTACAGCCCTGTAGACCGCTGAGGGCTGGGAAGCTGTGTGACAGATGTGAAATACCTTCAGGTGGGAGGTGATGTATACAGGCTCTATTTCTTTTCAGGTATCCTGGAATTCTTTCACCACCAGCTGAAGGACATCGTTGAGTACGCGGAGCTCAAGACAGTGTGCTTCCAGAACCTGAGGGAGGTGGGCAACGCCATGCTGTTCTGTCTGCTGAGCGAGCAGAGTCTGGTACGCATTTCACTTGGAACACTTCCAATTTCAGTGCAGATGTGATACATGGAGTTGATTTCCAACTGAAGTCTTATGGCTTATCAGTGCACATTACATCACATTAATGGTACAATCACTGAGGCGCCTGTACGCCAGTCGTCTGGAGTAAAATGGGATAAATGCATTTAAGTGATGCCATTTAGGAGAATTTCACTTATTCAGCATGAAATTAAAATGTGCTTTCATTTGACTTTCTCTGTATCTTCCTCCCAGTCACAGGAAGAAGTTTGTGATTTGCTGCACGCTGCACCTTTTCAGAACATTCTTCCAAGAGTCCATGTCAAAGGTAAGAGGAAAATAAACAGTGATTTATTTTCAGGTGGAGAGGTCCTGCTGAAGTGTTTCTACAGCAGCTGTTTCTGATACCTACACTCACAGGCTGAGTGAACAGCCGGCAGTACCTGATAGAAGTGAGATGCAGTAATCCTTTTAATATGGGGTTAAGACATTTTCAGGCAGTTGTTGCTGCAGAGCTTCCATAGTGTTCAACAGCTGGAGTGACAGAAGtgtaatgaacaaaaaaaaacaagggcaAGAGAACCCTGACAACTTCCTTACCTCACCACAGCTCCCAGATGAGTGGGGCTGTCTGATTGGCTgagttttttaagctttttttgaCCATCCGACAGTTCTGATGAAGCATACTTTCAGCCAGggttttcttattattattacctgagattttttttttttttgtgatcaacaattattattagaaacaattgaaatgttacagttacaGTCACATTTACTTTGAACATACACAGCACAAACTAAAGTATGACACGCAATACATAGCTCATGAGAGATAAAAACGAGATGACGAAGGAGATGAAAGATAGCAGTTACAATGTCAATATTAGCTGGtaaataaaaagcattaaaagtgATCTAGCTAAGAttagaatcttaaaaaaaagaacttcacAAATATATGGTTGCATTGGTTTTAAataagtctaaataattccttaaAATAGCTGTGCACTGTGTGACTACTTCCAGCCGCAGACTAATGTAGTATGGTGTGATGGACTCagaataaagtgtgtgtgtgtgtgtgtgtgtgtgtgtgtgtgtgtgtgtgtggtgtgtgtgtgtgtgtgtgtgtgtgttgtgtggtgtgtgtgtgtgtgtgtgtgtggtgtgtgtgtgtgtgtgtgtgtgtgtgtggtgtgtgtgtgtgtctgtgtgggtctgtgtgttgttggtgtgtgtgtgtgctgtgtgtgtggtctgtgtgtgtctgtgtctctctctcatggtaATGGAGGAACATGTCACCCCAGTTGAACAActcactgtgtgttttggaCCACAATGGAGCTCTGTGGTACAGAGGAAACACACGATATCAGGGTTAGGATACTGTCGATACATTCCATTACCCATTGTTCGGTGGTTTGTACCCTGTCATCTAGTGGCTTGGTAGAGCAGTAATCCCTTTTACAGCACTCACAGCATAAGTACAGAAAATGACTGAAGATTGTTCACAACAGAGACTTTTTAAAGAAGTTGGGAGTCAAGTTAGTTATTGGGTTCACAGTAGCTGCTGTTCTTATCCGTGGTCGTACCCGGCGTCTCCTCCACATTAAGCGTTCTGCCCTCAGGGGTACTTCCTCTCTGCAAGGCCACTCAGCTTTCAGGATGGACAGAAACACCAACACAGCAGTTTGGATGCAAATGGTTTAACAAAGGAATTGAAGCAAAAACCCGTTTGAAGCATCATTTTTCTAACATTTCTGAAAGCAGTTCTCTCTGAGAACAAAGTGACACAAGGCAGGGCTCGGTTCACCACGTTCCAAAGGTTTAATGAGACACtccagatatatatatatatatatatatatatatatatatatatatatatatatatgctccATTCACTTGGATGACGTGAGAGTGGATGGATGAGAAACAGGCTGCTTAGTAAAGGAGGATCGGTTCAAGGTCCACACCGATTCATCTTCAGGATGGAAAATGGAGTAACAATTTATGATACTAATTTATGATGCTGATTAAAACAGATGAGCGAGGCTTTGATTTAGTTACAGTTCAGAACAGATACACCGCCTGTAGGAGCGGGACTGCAGCGGATGTTTTACCAATTAGCGTGCAATAATTTAAGTTTCTACGTAGTAAAACTACAGTAATTCCCCGGGTTTGTTGATCTAGATTCTAGAGGGACTTGGAAGGAATATTTACAGAACTAACAGTTTACAGAATTACAGTTCATATTTACAGTCATGCAATAAGTTCATTGTTTGATTCTTTGCacttaatatgtgtgtgtgctaattATTTAAAACGGATGGAATTTCATTAAtattacatttgtgaaaatgtgattGTGTAACTCCTTCAATACCTTTGGTACTCTCGCTGGGGGGGTCaggtagttttttttactgtcactcTCTTCCTGATTCTAGAAATAGATatagggcacccagatagctcagttggtagagcgggtgcccatatatagaggtttactcctcgacgcagccggcccgggtttgatccagcctgcggccctttgctgcatgtcactccccctctctctcccctttcatatcttcatctgtcctgtcaattaaaggcctaaaatgcccaaaaaataatcttaaaaaaaaaagaaatagatatAGCTTTGTACTAATTCTTCTTGTGTTAAAGGGAATTGTTAAACTTCTACCGAGTGTGGACGAGGACGAGGGGACTCAGAGCGTCAAGCGCTGGCTTCTTTCACTGGAAACCTACACAGCAAATACTAAGAAAATAGAACATCACCAGACTCATCCTTTcatgcttttcttttcctcGCTGTGTGCAGAGGGGGAACGCCTGGACGCCAAGATGAAGCGCTTGGAGGCCAAATACACAGCACTGCACCTGGTCCCACTGATAGAGCGCCTCGGAACGCCACAGGTAAAAACGCCGGGACAGGAAACTGCCGGtggtttattttttggggctttttcccttcattagatagtgacagtgaatagacaggaaaggtgtgagagagagaaaggatgacacacagcaaagggccgcaggtggTGGGGGTCAGTAGGGGGGAGTGGTGACTGGGTGGTCATTGGTTCAGTCCCCAGACTGACGGGagaaaatctgggtggggaaggtgaaagagcagcgcttgtccctccctcatcaccaccactgaggtgcccttgagcaaggcccttagccccaaccgctccagtggagctgctcagtgacAGCAGATCAGCCTGGGGGGTTGTACGTGCAGCTTCCAGGTAGGAATGTGGAACTGTGGGAACGTGATCAGGGTGTTCCTGAAAAAAAGGACTGCCCGTTAGTGAACCTTCGCTGAATgaataaaggtttaaaaaagacaaaaacaaaggtcAGACTCGAACcggttataataataatataataaggaTTCCCCAAACGGTCCAAGAAGGCCAGCCTGGTCGCACGATCCAAATCTTCCTTAAAACTCAGAGGCTTCGGTTAATGTTGTTCTATCCAACGGAGATTAAAGTTAACACAAAGCACGCAGAAAGGGAGGGACGTCTGGCAGCACGTCTGGCAGCACCAGAACTAACCGGGAAATCAACAGTCATGGATTACAACTAACCGGGAAATCAAcagtcatggatatagactaactgGGAAATTAAcagtcatggatatagactaactgGGAAATAAAcagtcatggatatagactaactgGGAAATAAACAGTCATGGGTATAGACTAACCGGGAAATTAAGAGTCATGGGTATAGACTAACTGGTAATGAATCTTTTTAACGTGTCTCCCGTCTCTTTCAGCAAATCGCCATTGCTCGCGAGGGCGACCTTCTGACCAAAGAGCGGCTGTGTTGCGGTCTGTCCATGTTCGAGGTCATCCTCACACGCGTGCGAGGCTTCTTGGACGACCCCATCTGGCGTGGCCCGCTGCCCAGCAACGGCGTGATGCACGTGGACGAGTGTGTGGAGTTCCACCGGCTGTGGAGTGCCATGCAGTTTGTGTACTGCATCCCTGTGGGAGCCCATGAGTTCACAGTGGAGTGAGTGCAGCAGCGCACACATCTGTATCCTCTCTACCACTTttagtgatttatttttttattttttacataaagaaCCACATCGTTATTCTCATGCAACCCGTTCCTGCTTTTCAGGCAGTGCTTCGGAGACGGCCTCCACTGGGCTGGCTGCATGATCATCTCCCTCCTGGGACAGCACCGGCGCTTTGACATCCTCGACTTCAGCTACCACCTTCTCAAGGTGCAGAAACACGACGGCAAGGATGAGGTCATCAAGAGCGTGGTGAGTTGGAGAGATGACCATTAGCAGGCAGCGCAGGACTTGCCTGACATGATACAACTGGACTAAAATACTCATAATTCTTTGACGTTTTCAGGCTTCGTTTGTGAATGTCATCATAAAACTGGGGGTGGCTAATTGAAACAATTAGTGCCGTGCTTTGTTTATCCCGTCACATCAGTTTATCACATTTGAACCTTGCACTTTAaaagtgccctgccacacaaaaccatttctacctgcattttttgaaaaatgtctcattacTTTTgatgagctgggtaaaggatgtagatagccaggctctcattggctaggtgttagccaatcagagtcaagcagcttaggtGGTTGAattttaatgagaactggcccaaatggagcagagtcttcctgcaggcttcctataccacgctagaatggcttgaaacaaggtaaccaagctacagagtccatggtaggaCTTCAGACATTACCCCAAAGTCATCAgatacatgtggcagggcacctttaacataTTCTATTACACAAgcactttatttataaaatgaGTCTTTAGGAACAAACAGGTCCCTGCTCTGTGCTTCACTCTACATTGATCCTTTAGGCAGCTTTAACCAAcactaaataattaattttattaagTGGAAAGGTCTTTGTAATTACAACATACCTGTGAATGTCTGCTTCTCTTCAGCCACTGAAGAAGATGGTCGACAGAATCCGCAAATTCCAGATCCTCAACAACGAGATTTTCGCCATCCTGAACAAGTACCTCAAGTCTGGAGACGGAGAGAACATGCCGGTGGAACACGTGCGATGCTTCCAGCCCCCGATACACCAGTCCCTCGCCAGCAGCTGAGCTGGCACGGACACACTGTCAGCGTCACTAGACTATCCGCAAATATTCTTCATTTGCTTTGGGTCTTTAGTAGCAAAGGACCATTACAGACGGAAGGTGGGCCAcgttttttggtcaaaattcttttcttttttttgtattcacttGTGCCTTATGAGAAATTGATATTTTCCCTTTATAGATGAACTATTCTTTGTTTTATACTTGCAGTTTGCTACAGATCAGGAAGGTGAAATTAGTTTTATCAGATACGTATTTAAGGCTTTGCAGTGGTGGAAGGTTCTGGGTGGGCAGTAAACTATTTTAAATGGGAGGTGAAAGTACATTTGAATTCTATATTGTAGAACATGCATGCTAAATattttaaaggaaattaaaaggtaACAAAGCTCATAGTCACGTTAAGCATTTATTCACTGTGCCTTGTTTCagatattttaatcattttaattcaataaatatgtAACAAATCTGTCTTCATCTCGAGCTTTTCATGTAAACActacaaaaaaaagttcataacGACTTCCAACTAAAATTGTCACTTTCAAGTATTACGAAAAACTCCATTATAGtgactgtacttttttttaatgtagtcATTGTCAGCAGGAACTCATAGAATATATATTAAAACTATTATTGGATTGATTTAATTTATAGAAAGTAAGTCAGTGCACGAATATGCATGTACAtataacaaaacatttctttaaaaaaaaaataaactcattTACAGCGCTACAGAGGAATGAAATTAAGTTATAACAGTTACTGAATATGACCAGGTCATATTCTGAAATGTAAGGCGAATTAAAACCATACAATCCACTGGTCTGTCCAAGTCACGTTCCCCATACAGTTGATTGTCTTATTGTTGTCATATTCCACAACAATGCTATGGTTGGTGAGTCAGTAGGCAGCTGgaaaaaaaacggacaaaaacaacttaatgaTCCAATGAGGCAGTCATTGCCCCATTCCTCCTAGAGACGCTGTCAAAAGGCAAGCCCATTTCTCTGTCCTCCATGTTGTCGGTGGACTCGTTATGTAGCAGGTCATAGTGGGACGCCATGCCGTTGGCCGTGGGAAAAGCCCGTTCGTCCTTTCTCATGGACACAGCGAGAGAGGCCAAGCTAACGCTAATGTCTTTGAAGGCATGGAGCAGGAAGATGCCCACGATGATGGTGAGGAAGCCACTGAGGGTGCCGATCACGTCGTCGGTGCCCATGTGCCCCCACTCCTTGAAGAGGATGGCAGAGCAGGTGAGCACTGATGTGGTGAAGAACACGTAGTAGATGGGAGTCACCAGGGAGGTGTTGAATATGTCCAGAGCCTTGTTCAAGTAGTTGATCTGTGTGCTCACACAGGCCACCAGACCCAAAAGCAAGATCCATGCCAGTGGGTTCCTTGCTACGCTTTTCCCGCTGATTGCTTCCTTGATGGCGATCCCCAGTCCTTTGACACAGGACACTGATAGCGCCCCAATTACTGAGCAGATGGTGATGTAGACAAGGATATTGGTCTGACCATGACGGGGACCGACGACAAATATGAAGATGAGAGCCACAATGATGACAAGAGTGGCAAAGACAAAAaaccctggaaaaaaaaaggagtcaGGGTGTTTAGATGATAAaagtatataaaatatataagtaTAAATAATTATTGTAGTCATTCATGTAGTAGTCACTCATTTGAGTTGAGCAAAATAGGCACCGTTTTGATATGGCATAGCTGTATTTCAGTTTATGtgcttttgttttaatatttttgttggGAAGCATGACTAGGAAGGAAACCTTAGGGAAAGAAATACTTCTGGACAAGATCTCTGATGTTAGGTTTGTTCTGTACCTGGGTCAACCAGCTTCTTAGCCATGTGCTCCAGGCTGCTGATCTCTTCCTCTTGCGGAGCGTGGATAACCATGGTGGTGGAGCCAAGAATGCTGAGCAGGCAACCGAGCTTCCCATGCAGGTTTAACCTCTCTGTCAGGAAGTACGACGACAGCACCGCACTGCAATAACAGTTAAAGTCAGCAGACACAGTGATTACAGTCCACAATGTACAAATATGAAGAGAAGCCAGTTTAGACCAGGTTGTAGTGTCCAAGTCGTGCAGAGAGTCTTCTGTACCTGACGAGCACACTAAGGGCTCCCAGCGGGGTGACCAGGGTCGCAGGAGCAAAGGCATATGCTGCGAAGTTGGCTGCTTCACCAGCTCCCACTGTAAGGGATTACGACACATTCAGTTAAGGCAGGCAGAGATAAACACTGAAATACTGTCTGAAGATTTAGTGTGTTGCAACAACATCAAGTACAAAGATGTAAGCCTGGGGTTTAGTGTTTTGCAGGTCAAAGGACTTCTGAGAGTCTGggttaaaagttgttttttagaCTGGGTATATAATGGATTAGGAGCATTTCAATGAATAGTATCACACTAAAATACTTACtcagtcatttaaaaaggtTGTGAGGACAACAGTTACTAAGTCTTAGAAATATCCTTTCAACCAAAGTTTTAATCCCAACATTGTGCAAATCATCACATCCATGCAACCTGTGCGTGTCTGATCACATTTAGAACTACTGAGTATCAGTACTTACTTGATAGTAAACCAGCCCACCAAAGCCATTCTTTCAGATATGCATGACCGCCCTGGCctgcaggacaaaaaaaaacaaaatttttagACCATGTGATTCCACTCTTTTGAATAACATTTGCATGTAAGCAAAACCTAAATTACGTAACCATCACACTACAAATCAGCCAACTGAGCTGGAGTTGAAGTGACATGGTGAAGTTCATGTTTACTAGATGTTAAGACTGCTGAtgactcatacacacacacactcatatacacacaaacccacCCTGCAGAGGTGAGTAAAACTAAGCAAGCCTGAAATGTAGGGCAGGTGTAATCAGGTGTGTAAATGGACTGTCCCCATTGGTTTGGCTACTTAACTGGCTTTCAGTGTTGCACAACAAGAGCAGGGAGTGCCATCCTTCAGCTGACAATGTTGGGCAATTTGTTCCTTGGTGTAGGTTATTTGTAATGTGCATTAGATACTCAGAAAAAGGTCAGTACCTGCACGCATCGATCCCTTCCTTGCCAGCCTCAGAAGTCCTTTCTTCTTGAGAATAAAGCTGCCTCCAATGAAGATGCTGGAGCTGATGGCCAATCCGAGACCGATGTAAAAATCATACTTCCCCCTGTCCTGACCCATGGTGAAGCTGGATATGTAGTCGAAGTGGCCCGTCACATTGACGACCAGACGGTAAGATGCTGACCAAACGTACAGTCCTGGCCAGCCCAGACACCTGAGAACAGAGCACGTGGAAGACAAAGCATTTATCAGCTGCCGTAAAGAAAAGTCAAAGGGTAGCTAGGTTACTTACAACAATGACCTACCGTTACCACAGGCGATATTACAAAGTAGAAAACTGCTATTTTGGGATAAATCCATACGATTAACAGCAGATTTAGATTAATTAAGGACCATCTTGTTTCTCTGCGACTGGTCCTATACAAACACACGGGAAGGACTGGTCCGTTTGGCTCATAGACAGGTTTGTCTGGGTGTTAACGTTACTCCATCAGCAGCTATGtcaacattttacttttaagaCAGGAGTTCCGGAAGCGACTGGTTAACCTTAACCTGGGAACGCTAGGTGCAGGGTTATGAAGTCGCCTTTTACACCAAGTTTGCAAACTATCTCGCGATTAACGTTACATTTACACTATTGTCAGTGGCAGCAGCACTGTGGTGGCACCACAGCGTTACATTTTGATAATTCTACAAGTATTTAAATGCCATTATGACCCTAGTTAGCCAGGTTAGCTTTCATTAGCGCGACGGCTAACTGGCTGGCTAGCAAAAGTCGGTTAGCGGTTATCAAGAATGAGGGTAGCGGTTGCTTGCTAAGCTCGAGAAGTCATAATGAGTTCAATACCTGTCCAAATGTGGCTGGTTGTttccccaacaacaacaaagtggtAGTAGCTAGAGGTTAGCTAATAGCTAGCCTACTTCCTGGCTCTGCGGCTAACCATCACATAGCTACTGCGTGCTCGCTCCATGTTCAGCCAGCAGCGACCAGCTCCGCTCGACGACTGCCGCACTGCGAGCTTCTTTCTTCTGCTTGTCACAGGAGCTGTGTGCCCTCCGCCGGCTCGAGTCCAGTACCACACATGAACTAGAGCTGAATACAAAGTCCACTCTTAGTATTAATATTTGCCATGAGATATTTATTGCAGTCATTTTACATTATAAAAGCACAAACTAACTTGTAgtacgatttaaaaaaaaaaaaaaaaaaactgattcaaAATTCGTGTACATTACAATCCACAACACCAACCAAATGACATAAATGTATAGTTTAATGACAGTAGGCTATATCAGTC contains these protein-coding regions:
- the nipa2 gene encoding magnesium transporter NIPA2 is translated as MGQDRGKYDFYIGLGLAISSSIFIGGSFILKKKGLLRLARKGSMRAGQGGHAYLKEWLWWAGLLSMGAGEAANFAAYAFAPATLVTPLGALSVLVSAVLSSYFLTERLNLHGKLGCLLSILGSTTMVIHAPQEEEISSLEHMAKKLVDPGFFVFATLVIIVALIFIFVVGPRHGQTNILVYITICSVIGALSVSCVKGLGIAIKEAISGKSVARNPLAWILLLGLVACVSTQINYLNKALDIFNTSLVTPIYYVFFTTSVLTCSAILFKEWGHMGTDDVIGTLSGFLTIIVGIFLLHAFKDISVSLASLAVSMRKDERAFPTANGMASHYDLLHNESTDNMEDREMGLPFDSVSRRNGAMTASLDH